A window of Desulfobulbus oralis genomic DNA:
GGCGGCGCTGCACGCAGACGACGGAAGGGGTGATGCTGCTGTGCAGAATGTCGCAGTCTTCGTTCAGGGTGACCAGAAAACTGAAGGCCGGCCGCACCTGGCCCTCGATGAGGCTGCACAGACCCTGAGAGAGCGACTCCGGCAGCATGGGCACCTGCCCTTCCGGAAAGTACATGGAGGTGGCGCGCTCCCGGGCCTCGGCAAAGAGCGGGCCGTCTGGCGCCACATGGCGGCTGACATCGGTGATGTGAATGCCGACCTGCAGCCGGCCCTCCTGCATGCTCACATGCAGGGCGTCGTCGAAGTCCCTGGTGTCTTCGGCGTCAACGGTGAAGAGGGGCAGGTCGCGGAAGTCCTGACACCTGGGGGCGGCCAGCAGCGCCGCCGCGTCGGGCGCCTGCGCCAGGGCCGCGCAGGCCATGCTTTCCGCCGAAAAGACCAGGGGATAATCCGAACGCAGGAGCGCCAGATTTTCGTCCTCATCCCAGACGCCGGCGGCCACCAGCAATTGACGGGCCGCATCCGGCGCGGTCAGTCCGGCCTGTTTGAAGATGTCGCGCATCAGCTCGGCCGTCCCGCTGTCGGCACGTTCCAGCGCCCAGTCCTGCACCATGCCGATGGTCTGGTCGCGCTCCGGCCACTGCTCGGCGTGCACCGCTTCGCCCTGCCGCATCCGGCTCAGCCAGCGGGCCGCGTCCGCCACCTGCCGTGCACGGATGGCGGCCTGCTCACGCTGGCGCCTGAGCTGCTCCACCTGCTCGGCGCTGTTGACATGAATCTGGCCGTTTCGGTACCTGAAGTAGAAGGGGTCGGCAAAAACCGCGCGGAGAAAGGCGGCGCGCCGGTCATCGTCCAAATCCCTGCCAAAATGCAGCCCAGCCAGAAAATCAGGGGCAAAACCGCCTTCCGGCTCGTCGCTTACGAGTTCCCACAGCTCGTCCAGCCGGATGGCCGCAGCCAGGGCCCTGCGCCTCTCGCAGCGTTCCTGCAAAAGCGTCTGGGTGGCGCTGCGCCGCTCCCAGGCAAAACGCTCTTCAGAGGCGCTCAGGATGCGGCTTTCGGGCAAAAGAAATTCCCGGCCGCTGTGGCCGAGCAGGCGGAGTTTCCGTTCGCTGCCGGCGATCACCAGGGCACAGTGAAAGACGCCGTTATCTATATATTCGATGAGAGTGCCGGGGAGAATCATGGCTTTCTTGAGGGAATGCGGCATACAGTGTAAAAGATTCACTCTATCCGGCCTGTTGCTCAAAGTCACCCGTTTTCACAAAAATCAATGCTTCCGGAGAACTGTTGATGGCAGTTGCCTTTCATTCCGGCGTCGCCGCCCTGCTGGGGCCGCCCAATGCCGGCAAGTCCACCCTTTTGAACCGCCTGTTGGGCCAGAAAATCGCCATTGTCACGCCCCGGCCGCAGACGACCCGCAACCGCATCATGGGCATTGTCCATGGGGACGACTACCAGATTATCATGCTGGACACCCCGGGCCTGCACAAGGCCAGGGCGGAAATGAACCGCCGCATGGTCCGGGTCGCGCGGGAGGCCATGCGGGATGCCGATGTGACGGTGTTTCTGGCAGATGCGGCCGAAGCGGCGAAAAAGGCCGATTATCTGCAAAGGCAACTGGCCCTGCTGACGGCGCCGGAAGCCGGCGCAGCCGGGCTGCCGGACTGCCCGCTGCTGCTCGCCCTGAACAAAAGCGACCAGGTGCCGCCCGATGCCCTGCACAGGCTGGCGCAGCAATGCCGGGCGCAGCACGATTTTGCCGGCGTGCTGACCCTGTCGGCAATCCGGGGCGAGGGCCTGGACGCGCTGGTGCAGGCCATTGTCAGCCATCTGCCGGAGGGGCCGCCCTACTACCCGGAGGATATGCCGGCCGACCTGAGCGAGCGCTTTCTGGCTGCGGAAGCCGTGCGCGAAGTCATTTTCCTGCGCACGCGGGATGAGGTGCCGTATGCCACGGCAGTGCTGATCGACCTTTTCGACGAGACGGTCAGCCCCAACCGCATCGTGGCCACCATCATAGTGGCGCGGGATTCACAAAAAGGCATTCTGATCGGTAGGGGCGGGGCCATGCTGGGCGAGATCCGCCGGCAGGCCACCCGGGAACTGGCCCGGATGCTGGGCCGACCGGTGCGCCTGGCGCTGTGGGTGAAGGTGCAGAAAAACTGGCCGGAAAAAAACGGGGCGCTGACCCGGCTGGGACTGCCGGAATAGCCCGGCTCAATCTTTTTTGAGCAGCTCCAGCGCGCGTCTGAGCTGGTTGTCCTGCTCCAGCCGCTTGCCCATGTCCATAATGCTGTTGACGCGCTGGAAGGTCTCTTCCTGGCGGGAACCGTCGGGTGCGGCCTCCGTTGCCGCGTGGGCTGGTTTGGCGTCGTTGTCCAGATGGCCGGGCAGATCCTTTTCCCGAAGGATCTCCTGCCCCGCCGCCGCGCTGTCCTGATCTCCGGGCGTATCCAGCGGGACCACGATGTCCGGCCGGATCCCCGTGGCCTGGATGGAGGCGCCGCTGGGCGTGTAGTAGCGTGCGGTGGTGAGCCGGATGGCCGCGCCGTCGGGCAGCGGCACGATGGTCTGCACCGAGCCCTTGCCAAAGGAGGTGGTGCCCAGAACGCGCGCCCGTTTGTGATCCTGCAGCGCGCCGGCCACTATCTCCGAGCCGCTGGCCGAACCGCCGTTGATCAGCACCACCATCGGATAGTTTTCGACCCGGGTATCCGGATGGGCTTCATACAGAATCTGCTCCCGGTTGCCCCGCCCCCTGGTGGAGACAATGGTGCCGTGATCCAGAAAGATGTCCGCCACTCTGACCGCCTGTTCCAGCAGGCCGCCCGGATTGTTGCGCAGATCCAGCACCAGCCCCTTGATCGGCTGCTGGGCCCGAAGCTTGTCCAGCGCTGTGAGCGTGTCGTCGGTGGTCGAATCCTGGAAGTTGGAGATGCGGATATAGCCGTAACCCGGCGCCAGTTGGCTCGCCCTGACCGAGAGCAGCGGAATTTCAGCGCGAACCATCGTAAAATCGCGGGTGCCCCGCCACTGGGCCCGGTGAATGGACAGGGTGACCTTGCTGCCCTTGGGCCCCCGCATCTTCTTCATCGATTCGACGAGGCTCATGTTCTTGGTGGGCTGGCCGTCAATGCGGAGAATCTGGTCGCCGGGCTTGATGCCCACACGGTCGGCCGGAGTGCCGTCTATGGGGGCAACCGCGGTCAGCACGCCGTCCAGCAGGGTGACCTCTATGCCCACGCCGGTGAAGCTGCCGCTGGTTTCCTCCTCAAGTTCCTGGTAATCCTCGGGCGTCATATAGCCGGAATGGGGATCCAGAGAGCTCAGCATGCCGTTGACCGCTCCCTTCATCAGGCTGTTCATGTTGGTCTCGTCCACGTAGTACTGCTGCACGAGCGTCAGCACATTGGCGAACATTTCCAGCTCCTGATAGGCATCCGGCTTGTCGCCGCCCGGCTTGTCGCCGCTTTCCTTGGCGTCGCTCCAGGCGGGCGCCGCCAGCAATGCCAGCAGGACGGCCACGAGCAGAAAGGCGGCATGTGCAGTGCCACAGCGCAGCGAAAGCAGTGCACTCAAGGGCGGCAGGGCGGGAGCTGAGGGTCTGGCAGACATAGGCAGTACGGATGCATTCATTCGGCCTCCGGCGTCGTTTCGGCATGCTTGTCTGGCGGGACGGGCGGAGCTTCCTGGTTATCGTTCTGGTTCGGAATGGGCACCAGAGGCGTCTCATCGGGCGAGGGCGCAGGCGGGGCGTCAGCGGGCTTTTCCGGACCTGCCCCGGCCGGCGGCAGCACAGTCTTTTTGGGCGCCCTGGATAAAGCGCCGGGTTTGAGCCAGGTCGTCGGGTCTTCGGCCACCGAACCGTGGCGAACTTCAAAATAGAGGCCCTTGCCGATCAGGGTGGCAAAGGTGTCCGTGGTGCCCAGCAGATCGCCCTGGGCGACCCGGGTTTTCTCGCCGACCAGGATTTTGGCGAACTTGGCGGTCACCGTGTAGTACTGCTGGGCATGTTCGATGATCACCATCTTGCCGTAGCCCGGCATGTAGTCGGCATAAATGACCACGCCGCCGTACACGGCCCTGACTTCCCGTTCGCCGTCAACGCCAATGGTAATGCCATGGGCAAAGGGCGCGGAATCGACTTCGTCCCCGAAGCCGGGCTCCATAAAGGAGCGGATGATGCTGCCCTCGATGGGCGGCGGCAGCTTGCCCTTGCTGCCGGTAAAGGCGCGGACAACCCGCTGCCTTTCCTCATCGGCCATACGCTTCAGCGTGTCGGTCAGTTCGCGCTGGGCCCGGTTCATCTCCTGGATGGCCCGCTCGTGGAGACTACGCTCGGTCTGCACCTTGTCCAGGAACTGCTTCTGCCGGTCCGCTGCCAGTTGCAGTTGGTGCTGCTGCTCGCCGGCCTCGGCGATCAGTTGCGCCAGTTCGTCCTGTTCCCGGGCCAGGGCCTGTTTGGCCCGCTCAACCTCCTGCATGCTTTCCCGGAAGCGGAGCAGATGCTCCCGGTCGTAGGTGACCAGCGAACGGAAGGCCTCGTTGCTGCGCACCAGTTCACCCATGCTCGAACTGGAAAAGAGGGCGTTGAAGAGCCCCGTTTTTCCCATGAGATAGGAGGCGCGCATCCGTTTCATCAGATGCTCCTGGAGTTGCCGGTGCTGCCCGGCCAGCCGGGCCAGTTCCTGGGCCCGGGCCTCGATAAGCGCCTGTTTTTCATCCTGCCGGGCCTGCAGATCCTCCAGTTGCCGGCGTTGTTCGTCCATGGCCATGTCGAGGCGCTGCAGCTCGGCCAGCAGGCCATGCTCTCTGCCGGCGTTTTCCTCCAGTCGCTCTTCCTGGGCCTGGATGGATTCCTCGAGCTGCCTGATGCTGATGCGGGTCTCTTCTTCGCTGAGGGCCTGCGTGGTTTTGGCTGGCCGGGTATCGCTTCTTCCGGTCTTCGCCGCTTCGGCCTGGGGCGACAGGGCAAGCAGCGAGAGCAGGGTGCAGAGCAGAAAAAACCTTCCAGACATCACAGATAAAGAACCGGGCGGGTGGAATGAAAGCTGCCCGTGGCGCAGAGCAGCGTGCCTGCCGCCACAATGGCGCACATAACCGGCCAGGACAGGAAGTCGAAGGGCACCAGATGAAAAAGCGTGGGGCCTGCAAACTGGAGCCTGATCCAGCGGTAGAGCAGGTAGAGCGCGGAGATGCCCGCAAGCGAACCGCAGAAGCCCATGAGCGCCCCTTCCAGCAGAAAGGGCATGCGAATGTAATGGGTGGTCGCGCCCACCAGCCTGAGCAGCTCCAGTTCCCTCATGCGGGAGAGCATGGAGAGCCTGATGCTGTAGGCCACCATGAAGGTCGAGGTCATGATCAACAGGATGCCCGAAAGCGTGATAACGATGCGCATGAGCTGGATGAAGGAGTGGAAATGGTCTATCCACTCCCGGCCGTACTGCACCTTTTGCACGCCGTTCAGGTGTTCCAGATAGTCGGAGAAGCGCTTGATCTTGGCCAGACTGTCGAGAGAGCGCTTCGGATACACTTCAATGGAAGGCGGCAGAAAGTCATTGGGCACGCCGCCCAGCACGTCGCTGTCACTGCCCAGTTGCTTTGAAAAACGCTGCAAGGCCTCATCGCTGCTGACAAATTCGATACGGTCCACCGCGTCGAACTGCTCGATCCGGTGGCGGTATTCCTCCTGCAGCGCCGGCGGCGGGTCTTCGTTCAGGTAGACCACGAGCCGGAGGTCGTTGCCCATGCCCGCGCCTACCTGAATGGCATTGGCATAGGTGAGATAGAAAAAGGAGAAAATCAGCACCGAGAGCAGCACCGTGAAAAAGCTCATGAGCTGTGATTTCCAGGTCAAAAGCAGGTTGCGGCCGGTGTGCAGCAGCATGGTGGCGAGAAATCTCATGCCTGACCCTCCACAGGCGCGGCCCCGGTTGCAAAGGACGTGTCCGAGCCCACCAGGCGGCCGCCGCGCAGCTCCAGGATCCGCCGGCCCAGGCCACGGTAGAGGCTCTTGTCGTGAGTGGCGATCAGCAGTGTGCAGCCCTGCCGGTTGAGCTGGTAGAACAGGCTCATCACCCGGGCCGTGTTTTCAGCGTCCAGATTGCCGGTCGGCTCGTCGGCCAGCAAAATCTCCGGGTTGTTCGCCACCGCGCGGGCGATCGAGACCCGCTGCTGCTCGCCGCGGGAGAGTTCGCCGGCCAGCATATCGTACTTGCGACTCAGGTTGAGCTGCTCCAAAAGGCTGCGCACCCGCTCCTCTATGACCGATTTTTTTTCGTACATGACCTCCATGCTGAGGGCAATGTTGTCGGCCACGCTCTTGTCCGCCAGCAGTTTGAAATCCTGATAGGCCACCCCCACCTTGCGGCGCAGGAGATGGATATTTTTGTGATTGAGCTTGCTCAGGTCAAAACCGGCCACGTCCAGAAGCCCCTTGCTTTCCTTTTCCATGCGGCTGATGAGCCGCATCAGCGTGGTCTTGCCGGCGCCGCTCATGCCTGTCAGGTATACGATTTCGCCCTTGTTGATGGCAAAGGAGATATCGGAGAGGGCTTCGACATCGGGCGGATAAAACTTGGAGACCTTGATGACTTCAATCACCGGAGGCGGTGGCAGTTCCTGATTCATGGGCATGGCAGGGTTTGAGGCAGCGCGGGCTGCAGACAAAAAAGAAAATTGCCGGCCAGGCAACAAGAGAACACCCCGGCACTGACCAGCATGCTTCTTACTATAGCATCTCGTGAGGCAAGTCCAGCGTTTTTTCTGGAGAGATTGCGGGGTTGCGGCACCGGGGACCGCCATCGTGTCCGGACGGTGGTGTGCGGCAGGGGGCTTTCTGCTGGATAGGGGCCAGGGAGCCGGGTATAGTTCCGCCCATCCTGCTCCTGGAAGCGAACAGCACAAGTGGAGGTGTTTCATGGCGTATCGGGCGCTGCTTTTTGATCTGGACGGCACGCTGCTCAACACATTGGAGGATCTGGCGAACGCCTGCAACCGCGTTCTGGCGGCAATGGGGCACAAAACCCATGCCGTGCCGGAATACCGTTTCTTTGTGGGCTCCGGCGTGCGGATTCTGGTCGAACGGATGCTGCCCGCGCCTTTGGGCCGGGAGGTCGAAACAGTGGAGACTGCGCTCGGCGCCTTCAGGGAGGAATATGCCAGGTGCTGGCACGAGCACAGCCGGCCCTATCCAGGCATTGCCGACCTGCTGGATGACCTGGTGCAGCGTGGGCTGGAGCTGGCGGTGCTCTCGAACAAGCCGCAGCACTTTACCGAACTCTGCGTGCAGACGCTGCTGCCATCCTGGCCCTTCCGTTCGGTGCTGGGCCAGCGGGAAGGGGTGCCCAAAAAGCCGGACCCGGCAGGGGCGCTGGAGACGGCCCGGCTGCTGGGGCTCGCGCCCGCTGAAATGCTCTACGTGGGCGACAGCGATGTGGACATGCTGACCGCGAAGCATGCAGGCATGAGCGCCGTGGGCGTGCTCTGGGGCTTCCGCGGCGCGGATGAACTGCGGGCTGCGGGTGCGGATGTGCTGGCAGAGCGGCCCGGGATATCCTCCGCTACCTGGACAGAAGCCTCTGATGTCTGAGCTGCTGGCCCTGCTGGCCCCGCCCTGCGTGGGCGCCCTGATTGGCTATGTCACCAACAAAGTCGCCATCCGGATGCTGTTTCGGCCGCTGCGGCCCTGGCATCTGTGCGGCTGGCGCCTGCCGTTCACGCCGGGGATCATTCCGGCCAAGCGCCATGCCCTGGCCCTGCGCATCGGTGAAATGGTGGGCGCTCGTCTGCTCACTGCCGACTCCATCAGCCGGGCCATTGCCGCCGAAACCTTTCAGCAGCAGCTCCAGGCCCTGATGGCGCGGCAGATTGCGGCCTTTTGCGGGCGGGACTGGCCCCCGCTTTCCGCCCTGTTCCTGCCGGATCATGCAGACGAGCTGGCGGCCCTGCAGAAACAGGCCAGCAAGGCGCTTGCCGGCTGGTTGCAGGCATTTTTGACCGGGCCCGGGGCCGAGGCGCGGCTGGCGCCGCTGCTCACCGGGACGGGCGCCCGGCTGCAAGAGGCGTCGCTCGAGCCGTTCATGCAGCGCCTGCTGGCCCAGGCCCTTGCCGGGAGCGGCGAAAGTCTGGGCCGCTTCTGTCAGGCCCTGCTCCGGCAGGCCGCTGCTGAGGGCCTGGCACTGATCGATCTGGTGCCGGAAGACCTGAGCCGAAGGCTCGCTGTGTTCATGCAGGCCCAGGGCCCGCTCATTCTGGAGCGTGTGGCGGATGAAGTGCTGGCGCAGGAAAGGCGGCCCCAGGTGCTGGAGCTGCTGGTCGCCCTGGTCTATCAGGTTCTGGGATCGCTTGGGGCCCTGGGCGCGATTGCCCAGGGCTTTTTCGAATCCGGCGCCATGGCCGGCAAAATCGACCGCTATCTGGACAGCCACGGCGACGAGGTCAGAGGCTGGCTCACGAGTCCGCCCCTGCAGCGGCAACTGGCCACGGTACTGGAAGAAAGCGTGGATGTGCTGCTGCGCAGACCGCTTGCCGATCTGCTGAACGAATTGCCGCCGGGCGAGCTGGACGCGCTGTGCCGAAACCTGGGCGAGCGCCTCGTGGCGGCGCTGCCTGGCCCGGCGGCGAATGCGCATCTGGCACGGCAACTGGCACTGGGCCTCACCCGGCTGCTGCGGGCAGCGCCGGACGGCAAAACCAGTCTCTCGGCCCCAGTTGCAGCCTTTTTTCGGGAAGAGGCGGGCCAGGCGCTGCTGCGGGACATGGCCGCCGCCCTGGTGCGGCAGCTTTTTAGCGGAGCGCCGGGCCCCATCCTGGGCCCGCTGTTCCGCCAGTTCCCGGACTCGACGCGCGAGCTGGTCAAGACCCGGCTGGTCCGGCTCGGCAAGGAGCTCCTGCTGCGCGAGCTGCCCGGCCTGGTGCAGGCGCTCAATTTCCGGGAGCTGATCAGCGAAAAGATCGATGCGCTGGATCTGCTGCAACTGGAGCAACTGCTTTTGGGCATCATGGCCGAGCAGTTCCGGTATATCAATCTCTTTGGCGCGGTGCTGGGCTTTCTGATTGGCGGCTTGAACCTGGCGCTGCAAGGCCTGCGGTAATCGGATGGCAGGCCCATGCACAGCGGCTGAATGTAGCTTGCAGCAGCGCTGCTGGCGAACTGGAGCAGAGCTCATGGGCTCCCTTCGCGGGGATAGCCCGGCTGATGGCCGCACCGGCCGGCGCTGCCTCGCTGTTCGCGCCCGCAAAATGGCTGGACAGCCTCTGCCTGCAAAAAGGCGACGCAGGCCATGATCAGGTACCTGCGTAACCGTTCCAGACAAGGCAGGATAACAAAAAATGCAGGCCGGGATTGCACAAGGGACTGTGGCCTGCTATCCTGCAGCCACGGTTTTTTCATCCCTTCAAGCCCAGACACGCCATGCTGCACATCAACGACAACTATCTCAAGTTACAGGCCTCCTACCTCTTTGCCGACATTGCGCACCGGATTTCCGTCTTCCAGCAAAAGCACCCGGAGCGCGAACTCATCCGCATGGGTATCGGAGATGTCACGAATCCCCTGCCGCAGGCCTGCATCACGGCCTTCCACAAGGCGGTGGACGAAATGGGCGCAGCCGCTACCTTCCGCGGTTACGGCCCGGAACAGGGCTATGAATTTCTGCGTCAGGCCATTGCCGAGCACGACTTCCAGAGCCGGGGCGCCGACATCGACGCCGGTGAGATCTTCATCTCC
This region includes:
- a CDS encoding ribonuclease catalytic domain-containing protein, encoding MILPGTLIEYIDNGVFHCALVIAGSERKLRLLGHSGREFLLPESRILSASEERFAWERRSATQTLLQERCERRRALAAAIRLDELWELVSDEPEGGFAPDFLAGLHFGRDLDDDRRAAFLRAVFADPFYFRYRNGQIHVNSAEQVEQLRRQREQAAIRARQVADAARWLSRMRQGEAVHAEQWPERDQTIGMVQDWALERADSGTAELMRDIFKQAGLTAPDAARQLLVAAGVWDEDENLALLRSDYPLVFSAESMACAALAQAPDAAALLAAPRCQDFRDLPLFTVDAEDTRDFDDALHVSMQEGRLQVGIHITDVSRHVAPDGPLFAEARERATSMYFPEGQVPMLPESLSQGLCSLIEGQVRPAFSFLVTLNEDCDILHSSITPSVVCVQRRLSYHEVDSLMRSEPAFRLLNRLRQRLRQNRLKQGALFLSLPDVCFDLSDRKHIGVRLEPADSPARSMVAELMILANAMAADYCAVRELPGLFRSQPPPRRRLLSGADNTILDIACQRQWLSRGELTTFPKTHSGLGLNSYTTLTSPIRRFLDLVMQHQLGHALAGRGMLFSAEECKAFAGILQQNLARAAAIGQQRHRYWILRYLEPREGERVKAMVISSNPRRVCLLLTDCLFEVDLPPMPSFHVEPGDTVRIHLARVRPAENMLRVEW
- the era gene encoding GTPase Era, whose product is MAVAFHSGVAALLGPPNAGKSTLLNRLLGQKIAIVTPRPQTTRNRIMGIVHGDDYQIIMLDTPGLHKARAEMNRRMVRVAREAMRDADVTVFLADAAEAAKKADYLQRQLALLTAPEAGAAGLPDCPLLLALNKSDQVPPDALHRLAQQCRAQHDFAGVLTLSAIRGEGLDALVQAIVSHLPEGPPYYPEDMPADLSERFLAAEAVREVIFLRTRDEVPYATAVLIDLFDETVSPNRIVATIIVARDSQKGILIGRGGAMLGEIRRQATRELARMLGRPVRLALWVKVQKNWPEKNGALTRLGLPE
- a CDS encoding S41 family peptidase — protein: MNASVLPMSARPSAPALPPLSALLSLRCGTAHAAFLLVAVLLALLAAPAWSDAKESGDKPGGDKPDAYQELEMFANVLTLVQQYYVDETNMNSLMKGAVNGMLSSLDPHSGYMTPEDYQELEEETSGSFTGVGIEVTLLDGVLTAVAPIDGTPADRVGIKPGDQILRIDGQPTKNMSLVESMKKMRGPKGSKVTLSIHRAQWRGTRDFTMVRAEIPLLSVRASQLAPGYGYIRISNFQDSTTDDTLTALDKLRAQQPIKGLVLDLRNNPGGLLEQAVRVADIFLDHGTIVSTRGRGNREQILYEAHPDTRVENYPMVVLINGGSASGSEIVAGALQDHKRARVLGTTSFGKGSVQTIVPLPDGAAIRLTTARYYTPSGASIQATGIRPDIVVPLDTPGDQDSAAAGQEILREKDLPGHLDNDAKPAHAATEAAPDGSRQEETFQRVNSIMDMGKRLEQDNQLRRALELLKKD
- a CDS encoding murein hydrolase activator EnvC family protein, which translates into the protein MSGRFFLLCTLLSLLALSPQAEAAKTGRSDTRPAKTTQALSEEETRISIRQLEESIQAQEERLEENAGREHGLLAELQRLDMAMDEQRRQLEDLQARQDEKQALIEARAQELARLAGQHRQLQEHLMKRMRASYLMGKTGLFNALFSSSSMGELVRSNEAFRSLVTYDREHLLRFRESMQEVERAKQALAREQDELAQLIAEAGEQQHQLQLAADRQKQFLDKVQTERSLHERAIQEMNRAQRELTDTLKRMADEERQRVVRAFTGSKGKLPPPIEGSIIRSFMEPGFGDEVDSAPFAHGITIGVDGEREVRAVYGGVVIYADYMPGYGKMVIIEHAQQYYTVTAKFAKILVGEKTRVAQGDLLGTTDTFATLIGKGLYFEVRHGSVAEDPTTWLKPGALSRAPKKTVLPPAGAGPEKPADAPPAPSPDETPLVPIPNQNDNQEAPPVPPDKHAETTPEAE
- a CDS encoding cell division protein FtsX gives rise to the protein MRFLATMLLHTGRNLLLTWKSQLMSFFTVLLSVLIFSFFYLTYANAIQVGAGMGNDLRLVVYLNEDPPPALQEEYRHRIEQFDAVDRIEFVSSDEALQRFSKQLGSDSDVLGGVPNDFLPPSIEVYPKRSLDSLAKIKRFSDYLEHLNGVQKVQYGREWIDHFHSFIQLMRIVITLSGILLIMTSTFMVAYSIRLSMLSRMRELELLRLVGATTHYIRMPFLLEGALMGFCGSLAGISALYLLYRWIRLQFAGPTLFHLVPFDFLSWPVMCAIVAAGTLLCATGSFHSTRPVLYL
- the ftsE gene encoding cell division ATP-binding protein FtsE, which translates into the protein MNQELPPPPVIEVIKVSKFYPPDVEALSDISFAINKGEIVYLTGMSGAGKTTLMRLISRMEKESKGLLDVAGFDLSKLNHKNIHLLRRKVGVAYQDFKLLADKSVADNIALSMEVMYEKKSVIEERVRSLLEQLNLSRKYDMLAGELSRGEQQRVSIARAVANNPEILLADEPTGNLDAENTARVMSLFYQLNRQGCTLLIATHDKSLYRGLGRRILELRGGRLVGSDTSFATGAAPVEGQA
- a CDS encoding HAD family hydrolase, giving the protein MAYRALLFDLDGTLLNTLEDLANACNRVLAAMGHKTHAVPEYRFFVGSGVRILVERMLPAPLGREVETVETALGAFREEYARCWHEHSRPYPGIADLLDDLVQRGLELAVLSNKPQHFTELCVQTLLPSWPFRSVLGQREGVPKKPDPAGALETARLLGLAPAEMLYVGDSDVDMLTAKHAGMSAVGVLWGFRGADELRAAGADVLAERPGISSATWTEASDV
- a CDS encoding DUF445 family protein, with the protein product MSELLALLAPPCVGALIGYVTNKVAIRMLFRPLRPWHLCGWRLPFTPGIIPAKRHALALRIGEMVGARLLTADSISRAIAAETFQQQLQALMARQIAAFCGRDWPPLSALFLPDHADELAALQKQASKALAGWLQAFLTGPGAEARLAPLLTGTGARLQEASLEPFMQRLLAQALAGSGESLGRFCQALLRQAAAEGLALIDLVPEDLSRRLAVFMQAQGPLILERVADEVLAQERRPQVLELLVALVYQVLGSLGALGAIAQGFFESGAMAGKIDRYLDSHGDEVRGWLTSPPLQRQLATVLEESVDVLLRRPLADLLNELPPGELDALCRNLGERLVAALPGPAANAHLARQLALGLTRLLRAAPDGKTSLSAPVAAFFREEAGQALLRDMAAALVRQLFSGAPGPILGPLFRQFPDSTRELVKTRLVRLGKELLLRELPGLVQALNFRELISEKIDALDLLQLEQLLLGIMAEQFRYINLFGAVLGFLIGGLNLALQGLR